From a region of the Oncorhynchus tshawytscha isolate Ot180627B linkage group LG14, Otsh_v2.0, whole genome shotgun sequence genome:
- the LOC112266821 gene encoding XIAP-associated factor 1, with product MADEEEERTRICDQCHKEVAVSNFALHESHCQRFLCLCPDCDEPVPRDLLDQHHQNQHSQVKCTKCDKKVESCQLLDHECKARLQRCEFCPVELPLSAMAEHSLACGSRTERCSDCGRYITLRDQPEHGQICPDLNAPDNPSPPSSNGRRTAVVCRSCMRSFPLEEMAGHQLECDHTSEESKGDDDEEDGSHKPEQASPRLTSSMKSTLFSAQGKRQEGEVDQISTCPHCHLALPVVTLRWHEVKCQIHVNLK from the exons ATGGCAGACGAGGAAGAAGAGAGAACCCGTATCTGTGACCAGTG TCACAAGGAGGTGGCTGTGTCCAACTTTGCCTTGCACGAGTCCCACTGCCAGCGGTTCCTATGCCTGTGTCCAGACTGTGATGAGCCGGTTCCCAGAGACCTATTGGACCAGCACCATCAGAACCAGCACAGCCAG GTGAAGTGCACCAAGTGCGACAAAAAGGTGGAGAGTTGCCAGCTCCTGGACCATGAG TGTAAGGCAAGGCTGCAGCGCTGTGAGTTCTGCCCGGTGGAGCTGCCGCTTTCGGCCATGGCGGAGCACAGCTTGGCGTGTGGCAGTCGCACCGAGCGCTGCTCCGACTGCGGACGCTACATCACTCTGAGGGACCAGCCAGAGCATGGTCAGatctgccctgacctcaatgctcCCGATAACCCCTCCCCGCCATCCTCCAACG GCAGGCGAACGGCAGTGGTTTGCAGGAGCTGTATGAGGTCCTTCCCATTGGAGGAGATGGCGGGACATCAG CTGGAGTGTGACCACACATCAGAGGAGTCtaaaggtgatgatgatgaggaagatGGCAGCCACAAACCGGAGCAGGCCAGTCCTCGTTTGACCAGTTCTATGAAATCTACATTGTTCTCAGCCCAAGGCAAGAGGCAGGAGGGGGAAGTTGACCAGATCAGCACCTGTCCCCACTGTCACCTAGCTCTCCCCGTAGTCACACTACGATGGCATGAG GTCAAATGTCAGATCCATGTCAACTTGAAATGA
- the LOC112266820 gene encoding F-box only protein 39-like: MDYPEDPEEQLSENKNEEEGEDKGIEIMDEEGGELEEDKKPKLGWANLPDVCLRQVFWWLRDRDRVKAALVCHHWHHVMRSPSLWRVRNFNLSGRISRTRRLALETAVCYAKTYGAYLEDLEIRFSHPLNSLVARRFQQTLRTFLAALRKTGGRLRRLTVNHMALDRAAWCRSVRNSLVRSLAFYLRREGSRLGYLSLRGARLNLPQGLEVLEAVAAAQQHIHLGRRPGITHLNLEDFFSQPLAVFVSPAFPQVMNRFQGLCTLTLNYSCLSDELLAALSAACRSLGGGGSLQTFTVRCHIHEPHIQVVWGDAWSHLAQHCPDLRVQITVERILDVDKLGRILLREIPLRLLSLTSCYFSEQDWSAKPALTSLVPCYRSCLQKLTLDLNNSHESVDEELLEVVLLCSRLVYLKVWAFLDISFLDRLLQKRLEKKTILRTIKVRIYTNKYETQDEDGQLEEVYSRYRQLINSELHYLAISYPML; encoded by the exons ATGGATTACCCCGAGgatccagaggaacagttatcgGAGAATAAGAacgaagaagagggggaggataaAGGAATAGAGATAATGGATGAGGAAGGCGGCGAGCTGGAGGAAGATAAAAAGCCTAAACTGGGCTGGGCTAATCTCCCGGACGTGTGTCTGCGGCAGGTGTTCTGGTGGCTTCGTGACCGCGACCGTGTCAAGGCGGCCCTGGTGTGTCACCATTGGCACCACGTTATGCGCTCGCCCTCCCTCTGGAGGGTTCGAAACTTCAACCTCTCCGGCCGCATCTCCAGGACCCGCCGTTTGGCACTGGAGACGGCCGTGTGTTACGCCAAGACCTACGGCGCTTACCTGGAGGATCTGGAGATCCGCTTCTCCCACCCCCTCAACTCTCTGGTGGCCCGGCGCTTCCAGCAGACGCTGAGGACCTTCCTCGCCGCGCTGCGTAAAACCGGCGGCCGACTACGCCGCCTAACTGTCAACCACATGGCGCTGGACCGCGCCGCCTGGTGCCGAAGTGTACGCAACTCCCTGGTGCGCAGCCTCGCCTTCTACCTGCGCCGTGAGGGCTCCCGCCTTGGCTACTTGAGCCTGCGGGGGGCCCGCCTCAACCTGCCCCAGGGCCTGGAGGTACTGGAAGCCGTGGCTGCAGCTCAGCAGCACATCCACCTGGGCCGCCGGCCCGGCATCACCCACCTCAACCTGGAGGACTTCTTCTCACAGCCACTGGCCGTCTTCGTCAGCCCCGCCTTCCCCCAGGTCATGAACCGCTTCCAGGGCCTCTGCACCCTGACCCTTAACTACAGCTGCCTGTCGGACGAGCTGCTGGCGGCCCTGTCCGCGGCGTGTAGGAGCCTGGGCGGGGGAGGGTCCCTGCAGACGTTCACCGTACGATGCCATATCCACGAGCCCCACATCCAGGTGGTCTGGGGGGATGCCTGGTCCCATCTGGCTCAGCATTGTCCCGACCTTCGGGTGCAGATTACAGTGGAGCGGATCCTCGACGTGGACAAGCTGGGGAGGATTCTGCTCAGAGAGATCCCGCTGCGCTTGCTCAGTCTCACCAGCTGCTACTTCAGTGAACAGGACTGGAGTGCCAAGCCTGCCCTTACCAGCCTAGTGCCCTGCTACAGGAGCTGTTTACAG AAATTGACCCTGGACCTGAACAACAGCCACGAGTCTGTGGACGAGGAGCTGCTGGAGGTGGTGCTGCTGTGCAGCCGGCTGGTCTACCTGAAGGTCTGGGCCTTTCTGGACATCAGCTTCCTGGACCGGCTGCTGCAGAAACGCCTGGAAAAGAAGACCATCCTCAGGACCATCAAG GTGCGCATCTACACCAACAAATATGAGACTCAGGATGAGGATGGGCAGCTGGAGGAGGTGTACTCTCGCTACAGACAACTCATCAACTCCGAGCTCCACTACCTCGCCATCTCCTACCCCATGCTCTGA